One window of Brevibacillus choshinensis genomic DNA carries:
- a CDS encoding metallophosphoesterase, producing the protein MRHKPQTRSKVLSADNGVDIVGDVHGCYDEFMELLKRLGYERSHDGTFRHPQGRKLLSLGDITSRGPYSIKMLQFFIHHISTGLAEMVDSNHGWKVARWLDGRPVTLAHGDEKVEEEFRSYQQEFGPKKATLLREQSRRLLFSSPSHMMVKRGDKLVAVAVHAGIKDDYIGLESPAVHTFCRYGDVAGTGPDGRPIRREWAKERKERQPLIVWGHDPRPEPERRNGTLNIDQGCVFGGMLTAYRYPEDELVSVPAKKNYSGLTDTPLTRYTAD; encoded by the coding sequence ATGAGGCACAAACCTCAAACGCGCTCCAAGGTGCTTTCGGCTGACAATGGCGTGGACATCGTCGGTGATGTCCATGGTTGTTACGACGAATTTATGGAATTGCTGAAGCGGCTGGGCTATGAGCGAAGTCATGACGGTACATTTCGCCATCCCCAGGGCAGAAAGCTCCTTTCCCTCGGTGATATTACAAGCAGAGGCCCTTATTCTATCAAGATGCTGCAATTTTTTATTCACCATATTTCCACAGGCTTGGCGGAGATGGTGGACAGTAATCACGGGTGGAAGGTCGCCCGTTGGCTGGATGGCAGACCCGTGACACTCGCGCACGGCGATGAAAAGGTCGAGGAAGAATTTCGCTCTTACCAGCAGGAGTTTGGCCCCAAGAAGGCCACCTTGCTGCGAGAGCAGAGTCGCAGACTGCTCTTTTCATCTCCCTCCCATATGATGGTCAAGAGAGGCGATAAGCTCGTTGCTGTCGCTGTCCATGCGGGAATCAAGGATGATTACATAGGGTTGGAGTCACCTGCCGTACATACGTTTTGCCGTTACGGTGATGTTGCCGGTACCGGTCCAGATGGCCGTCCGATCCGCAGGGAGTGGGCAAAAGAGAGGAAAGAACGTCAGCCCTTGATCGTCTGGGGGCACGACCCTCGTCCCGAACCGGAAAGAAGAAACGGCACACTCAACATCGACCAGGGGTGCGTGTTTGGCGGAATGCTGACGGCCTATCGCTACCCGGAGGATGAGTTGGTGAGTGTACCGGCGAAGAAAAACTATTCAGGTCTTACAGATACGCCGCTCACGCGTTACACGGCAGATTGA
- a CDS encoding HAMP domain-containing sensor histidine kinase — MRRQRLASIQWQCVRYGMGLSIATVTVAFICFFWFHYLWKDDPGIQRWYTGLIQDSQVNAWVRDYLGVQLPQEPDWVIQSVAIAVALPISALMGLITSYIYGNLLKKRISVLWEAAMKLGRGMLSYRVPELGVDEIGELGWQLNRLASQWEEQVASLQRLSNHNAALADQLRQAAVTEERQRLARELHDAVSQQLFAIAMTTAAMKRLIEKNPQRAAQQIELVEEMAAAAQAEMRALLLHLRPATLQNKSLKEAILELLDELTRKNTMEITWEIEAVEGLPSGIEDHLFRILQESLSNTLRHARATQIAVKLFTLQEQVRLRVTDDGVGFDPDGEKVTSYGLRSMQERVTEVGGSMEIYSAKGKGTQIEVRIPLMSQTEREG, encoded by the coding sequence ATGCGTCGACAGCGATTAGCGAGTATACAATGGCAATGTGTCCGTTACGGTATGGGATTGTCCATAGCTACGGTCACAGTCGCGTTTATTTGTTTTTTTTGGTTCCATTATTTATGGAAGGATGATCCAGGTATCCAACGGTGGTACACGGGTCTGATTCAGGATTCGCAGGTCAATGCGTGGGTACGAGATTATTTGGGAGTCCAATTGCCGCAAGAGCCTGATTGGGTCATCCAGTCTGTAGCGATTGCGGTAGCTCTGCCCATTAGCGCGTTGATGGGGCTGATCACGTCTTATATTTACGGCAATCTGTTAAAAAAGCGGATCAGTGTGTTGTGGGAAGCGGCGATGAAACTGGGGCGAGGTATGCTGTCCTATCGCGTGCCTGAGTTGGGCGTCGATGAAATTGGCGAACTGGGCTGGCAGCTCAACCGTCTGGCATCCCAGTGGGAGGAACAGGTAGCTTCTTTGCAGCGCTTGTCCAATCACAATGCGGCACTTGCTGACCAGCTCAGACAGGCTGCTGTGACCGAAGAGCGACAGCGCTTGGCGAGAGAGCTGCACGATGCGGTCAGTCAGCAGCTTTTCGCGATCGCGATGACGACGGCCGCGATGAAGAGACTGATCGAAAAGAATCCACAGCGGGCAGCCCAACAGATTGAATTGGTGGAGGAAATGGCGGCGGCAGCACAGGCAGAGATGCGTGCGCTGCTCCTGCACCTTCGACCTGCTACGTTGCAAAATAAATCGTTGAAAGAAGCCATTTTGGAACTTCTAGATGAGTTGACACGTAAAAATACCATGGAGATCACGTGGGAGATCGAAGCGGTCGAAGGCTTGCCCAGTGGCATCGAGGACCACTTGTTCCGCATTTTGCAGGAATCCCTCTCCAATACGCTCCGACATGCCAGGGCGACTCAAATCGCGGTCAAGCTCTTTACCTTGCAGGAGCAGGTGCGACTGCGCGTAACAGATGATGGCGTTGGCTTTGATCCCGATGGAGAAAAGGTGACGTCGTACGGCCTGCGCAGTATGCAGGAGCGGGTAACAGAAGTGGGTGGATCGATGGAGATTTACTCAGCGAAAGGTAAGGGGACGCAAATCGAGGTGCGGATTCCCTTGATGTCACAGACGGAACGGGAAGGGTGA
- a CDS encoding dioxygenase family protein, translating into MMPSLFIAHGAPLLAIEDNSYTQALNDLPNLLPRRPRAIVMFSAHWESFTQEVGVMETFPTIHDFGGFPQALYEIQYPAKGDQEIAEETVALLQAAGVPVSLNQSRGLDHGHWVVLRKVYPDADVPVVSLSVNPNLTVEQQYTIGKALSPLRAKDVLIIGSGSTIHNFSYLDMRETSGGAFEWSLQFEEWLKETLTDWNVTDLAQYRALAPHAEKAVPAYGSEHFVPLIYAMGAADDERTAKRLHMSFRYGSLSHTIWQFGQAE; encoded by the coding sequence ATGATGCCATCTCTGTTCATCGCTCACGGAGCACCATTGCTCGCGATCGAAGATAATTCCTATACACAAGCTCTAAACGATCTGCCTAATCTGCTGCCTCGCCGTCCTCGTGCGATCGTGATGTTCTCTGCGCACTGGGAGTCTTTCACGCAAGAAGTCGGGGTCATGGAGACGTTTCCGACGATTCACGATTTTGGTGGCTTTCCACAAGCGTTGTACGAAATCCAATACCCAGCAAAAGGAGATCAGGAAATTGCAGAAGAAACGGTAGCGTTGTTGCAGGCTGCCGGGGTACCAGTCAGTTTGAATCAATCTCGTGGACTTGATCACGGTCATTGGGTCGTGTTGAGAAAAGTGTATCCTGATGCGGACGTGCCTGTTGTGTCGCTATCCGTGAATCCAAATTTGACCGTCGAGCAGCAGTACACGATCGGGAAAGCGCTGAGTCCTCTACGTGCCAAAGATGTATTGATCATCGGCAGCGGCAGTACGATCCATAATTTTTCCTACCTGGACATGCGGGAGACATCGGGTGGAGCGTTTGAGTGGTCCCTGCAGTTTGAGGAATGGCTAAAAGAAACGTTGACGGATTGGAACGTAACCGATTTGGCGCAATATCGTGCTCTGGCACCTCACGCTGAAAAAGCGGTTCCTGCTTATGGCAGTGAGCACTTTGTTCCGCTCATCTACGCGATGGGAGCTGCGGATGACGAGCGTACCGCCAAACGCCTGCACATGAGCTTCCGTTACGGCAGTCTGAGCCATACGATCTGGCAGTTCGGGCAAGCAGAATAA
- a CDS encoding response regulator — protein sequence MIRVLLVDDHEMVRMGLAAYLSTEDDIEVVAEASSGEEGVRLTVELRPDVVLMDLVMEGIGGVEATRRIREACPASKVIVLTSFIDDEKVYPVIEAGAFSYLLKTSRAAEIARAIRSAAAGEPVLESRVAGKIMARFRHGQESHPHEQLTPRELEVLKLIGQGKSNQEIADELIIGIKTVKTHVSNILAKLNVEDRTQAAIYVHTNNLG from the coding sequence GTGATTCGAGTTTTATTGGTAGATGATCACGAGATGGTACGGATGGGCTTGGCCGCTTATTTGTCCACAGAGGATGATATTGAGGTCGTGGCAGAAGCGAGCAGTGGAGAAGAAGGCGTACGCTTGACTGTGGAGCTGCGTCCAGACGTCGTCTTGATGGATTTGGTCATGGAAGGAATAGGTGGCGTGGAGGCAACCAGACGGATTCGAGAGGCTTGCCCGGCGAGCAAGGTCATCGTGCTGACGAGCTTTATTGATGACGAGAAAGTGTATCCCGTGATTGAAGCAGGTGCATTCAGCTACTTGCTGAAAACATCGCGTGCTGCTGAAATTGCCCGGGCGATTCGCTCGGCTGCTGCTGGTGAGCCTGTACTGGAATCCAGAGTGGCTGGGAAAATCATGGCGCGCTTCCGCCACGGACAAGAATCTCATCCACATGAGCAACTGACGCCACGAGAGCTGGAGGTGCTCAAGCTCATCGGGCAAGGCAAATCCAACCAGGAAATTGCAGATGAGCTGATCATCGGAATCAAGACGGTCAAGACGCACGTGAGCAATATATTAGCCAAGCTAAACGTAGAGGATCGGACGCAAGCAGCGATTTATGTGCATACGAACAACCTCGGTTGA
- a CDS encoding C40 family peptidase has product MRKLVVSLFIAGLLAMGAGAAQAAEEPTSPLTDVVSDLYGTPYKSSGTSKKGFDCSGFTRYVFDALGVDLPHNSAAQYQLGTPVAKDDLQPGDLVFFKTNGRSISHVGIYIGNGTFVHSETGRGVVNTKLSDPYYWSKRYVGAKRVNVPVLEAKAATPKKENAVQAASLPENQAKKQ; this is encoded by the coding sequence TTGCGCAAGTTGGTAGTATCTTTATTTATCGCTGGATTGCTTGCTATGGGAGCCGGCGCTGCACAAGCTGCTGAGGAGCCAACATCTCCTTTGACAGATGTGGTCAGCGATCTGTACGGTACCCCTTACAAATCCTCCGGCACCTCTAAAAAGGGATTTGACTGCTCCGGTTTTACGCGCTACGTATTTGATGCGTTAGGTGTAGACCTGCCACACAACTCTGCTGCTCAGTACCAATTGGGAACTCCTGTCGCCAAGGATGATTTGCAACCAGGCGATCTGGTCTTCTTCAAAACCAATGGTCGCAGCATCTCACATGTGGGCATCTACATCGGGAACGGCACATTCGTGCACTCGGAAACTGGTCGTGGAGTCGTGAACACGAAGCTGAGCGACCCATACTACTGGAGCAAGCGTTACGTTGGCGCCAAGCGTGTAAACGTACCTGTTCTGGAAGCGAAGGCTGCAACTCCGAAAAAGGAAAACGCGGTGCAAGCTGCATCGTTGCCGGAAAATCAAGCAAAAAAACAGTAG
- the liaF gene encoding cell wall-active antibiotics response protein LiaF: MKLSRVHKMLAGVLIILTGIGLFLDSLHIISFGLFDLWPMVLVYFGVRLWGQNKRIGGGILFGLGIIIALEMWFGIGIDDLFQLVIPILFVYFGFRLIRGKTREKEPRVGKKFTPGEGEASAGAAMREEQDVPGPMSEDPAKILEKENTAILHHGKSLPKDSRSSLIGDFHLTSGRFELSHLQVWHGIGDVVIDLSRAMLMQEEAQLTVEGWIGDVTIYVPVDLPVSVSADLSVGDLEVFSNRQGGINRSIMIRSDHYDLAVHKVNLHISLLVGDIKVKYI, from the coding sequence GTGAAGCTGTCCCGCGTGCACAAAATGTTGGCTGGTGTCCTGATCATCTTGACGGGTATTGGTCTCTTTTTAGACAGTTTGCATATTATTTCGTTCGGTTTGTTTGATTTATGGCCGATGGTGTTGGTCTACTTTGGCGTTCGCCTTTGGGGACAGAACAAAAGAATCGGCGGTGGCATTTTATTTGGTCTTGGTATTATCATCGCGTTGGAAATGTGGTTTGGCATCGGAATCGATGATTTGTTTCAACTGGTGATTCCGATCCTGTTCGTTTATTTTGGCTTCCGGCTCATCAGGGGAAAGACACGGGAAAAAGAACCACGTGTCGGCAAAAAGTTCACCCCAGGAGAAGGGGAAGCCTCTGCTGGAGCTGCTATGCGTGAAGAGCAGGATGTTCCCGGGCCCATGTCAGAAGATCCAGCAAAGATTCTAGAAAAAGAAAATACGGCGATTCTCCACCATGGCAAATCATTACCCAAAGATTCTCGCAGTTCGTTGATCGGGGACTTTCACTTGACTTCCGGGCGTTTTGAGCTGAGCCATTTGCAGGTCTGGCATGGAATTGGTGACGTGGTGATCGATTTGTCGCGCGCGATGCTGATGCAGGAAGAAGCACAGCTGACCGTGGAAGGGTGGATCGGAGACGTCACGATATATGTACCTGTAGATCTTCCCGTATCCGTCTCGGCAGATCTTTCCGTCGGAGATCTGGAAGTGTTTAGTAACCGTCAAGGTGGAATCAACCGCAGTATTATGATTCGCTCGGATCACTATGATCTGGCGGTGCATAAAGTGAATTTGCATATCTCGCTGCTTGTCGGCGATATAAAAGTCAAGTACATCTAG
- a CDS encoding YneF family protein produces MAWYNWVIPIVTLLLGLVGGFAGGTYYLKKQMQNMQMDDKQLQAMARSMGMNLNQKQLKQMSRTMKNMKMPNKFGK; encoded by the coding sequence ATGGCTTGGTACAACTGGGTAATCCCGATCGTTACACTTTTGCTTGGCCTGGTAGGCGGTTTTGCCGGAGGGACTTATTATTTAAAGAAACAAATGCAAAACATGCAAATGGATGATAAGCAGCTGCAAGCCATGGCTCGTTCAATGGGTATGAATTTGAACCAAAAACAGCTGAAACAAATGAGTCGCACAATGAAGAATATGAAAATGCCAAATAAATTCGGGAAATAG
- a CDS encoding superoxide dismutase, translating to MAHQLPALPYAHNALEPHIDAQTMEIHHGRHHATYVNNLNAALEAHADLQDKSVEELISNIDALPEGIRTAVRNNGGGHANHTLFWEILSPNGGGAPAGELADAINAAFGSFDNFKAEFAKAATGRFGSGWAWLVADGGKVAITSTPNQDSPVMEGKKPILGLDVWEHAYYLKYQNKRPDYIGAFWNVVNWDEVSKRFAAAK from the coding sequence ATGGCTCATCAATTGCCTGCATTGCCTTACGCGCACAATGCTTTGGAACCACATATCGACGCTCAAACAATGGAAATCCACCATGGACGTCACCATGCAACTTACGTGAACAACCTGAACGCTGCTCTGGAAGCTCACGCTGACCTGCAAGACAAAAGCGTAGAAGAACTGATCAGCAACATCGATGCTTTGCCAGAAGGCATTCGCACTGCAGTTCGCAACAACGGTGGCGGACATGCAAACCATACCCTCTTCTGGGAAATCCTGAGCCCGAATGGCGGCGGCGCACCAGCTGGTGAACTGGCTGACGCAATCAACGCGGCTTTCGGAAGCTTTGACAACTTCAAAGCTGAATTCGCGAAAGCAGCAACTGGCCGTTTCGGTTCCGGTTGGGCTTGGCTGGTAGCTGATGGCGGTAAAGTAGCGATCACTTCCACTCCAAACCAAGACAGTCCTGTAATGGAAGGCAAAAAGCCTATCCTGGGTCTGGATGTTTGGGAGCATGCTTACTACCTGAAATACCAAAACAAACGCCCTGACTACATCGGCGCGTTCTGGAACGTAGTAAACTGGGATGAAGTAAGCAAACGTTTCGCTGCTGCGAAATAA
- a CDS encoding PspA/IM30 family protein, which produces MSIFRRLRDLTVASVNDALDSMEDPVVMLNQYMRDMEVEIGQVEVAVARQVALEKKFRQQWDEALALIEKRDRQVKLALSEGEDELARRALADKKQYEGRALEYETLYLSAAEAAGQMREKLAELKEEFYKMRAKKFTLMARAQVARTQKQVNHAVVGMGNQTAGRGFARMEEKVMRMEAEAQMSGQWRQTSLGLDNALSDLEKDDLDAELASIKASMQDKKTTAAPADQS; this is translated from the coding sequence ATGAGTATCTTTAGACGTTTGCGTGACCTGACAGTGGCTTCGGTGAATGATGCATTGGATTCCATGGAAGATCCGGTGGTTATGCTCAATCAGTACATGCGTGACATGGAAGTAGAAATCGGACAGGTTGAGGTAGCAGTCGCCCGTCAGGTAGCTTTGGAAAAGAAATTCCGCCAACAGTGGGATGAAGCATTGGCTTTGATTGAAAAACGCGATCGCCAAGTGAAGCTCGCTTTGAGCGAAGGCGAAGACGAATTGGCACGCCGTGCATTAGCTGACAAAAAGCAGTATGAGGGTCGTGCGTTGGAATATGAAACGCTCTACTTGTCCGCAGCGGAGGCGGCTGGACAAATGCGCGAAAAACTGGCTGAGCTAAAAGAGGAATTTTATAAGATGCGAGCGAAAAAATTTACCTTGATGGCTCGTGCCCAAGTAGCTCGTACCCAAAAGCAAGTCAATCATGCCGTAGTTGGAATGGGAAACCAGACCGCCGGCCGCGGGTTTGCCCGCATGGAAGAAAAAGTCATGCGCATGGAAGCAGAAGCTCAAATGAGCGGTCAATGGCGCCAAACAAGTCTCGGCTTGGACAACGCTCTGTCTGACCTAGAAAAAGACGATCTCGATGCCGAACTGGCGAGCATCAAGGCATCGATGCAGGATAAAAAAACGACGGCAGCTCCAGCGGATCAATCCTAA
- a CDS encoding TSUP family transporter, with amino-acid sequence MEMDLSTILFLALFGFVAAFIDSTVGGGGLISLPALLGLGLPPYLALGTNKLAGTISSATSSFTFIRNGKFDKKLMFMLFPVSLIGAYFGAKTVLFVPQELLKVLVIIMMALIFVYTLFNKRFGEVANFKGYTKFTLSLGIPFTFLIGFYDGFFGPGTGSFFVFLMVLLFGYDFVIAAGNGRILNLASNIAALTVFTLEGKVVLVTGLVMGVAMLLGASLGARMAIKTGVRYVRPLFLIVSITLITKMVYELIFS; translated from the coding sequence GTGGAAATGGATTTATCGACCATACTTTTTCTTGCACTTTTTGGCTTTGTTGCCGCCTTTATTGACAGTACCGTAGGCGGTGGTGGACTGATTTCCCTCCCTGCTCTGCTCGGTCTCGGGTTGCCTCCTTACCTCGCGTTGGGTACGAACAAGCTGGCAGGAACGATCTCATCCGCTACCAGCTCTTTCACTTTTATTCGCAACGGTAAATTTGACAAGAAGCTGATGTTCATGCTCTTCCCCGTCTCGCTGATCGGAGCGTATTTCGGAGCCAAAACGGTGTTGTTCGTACCGCAAGAGCTTTTGAAAGTGCTCGTGATTATTATGATGGCTCTTATTTTCGTTTATACGCTGTTCAACAAGCGATTCGGTGAAGTAGCCAATTTCAAAGGCTACACCAAGTTCACTCTCAGTCTGGGGATCCCTTTTACCTTCCTGATCGGTTTTTATGATGGCTTTTTTGGACCGGGTACCGGTTCCTTTTTCGTTTTCTTGATGGTCTTGCTATTCGGCTATGACTTTGTGATCGCTGCAGGAAATGGACGCATCCTCAATCTGGCGAGTAACATCGCAGCACTCACTGTGTTTACCCTCGAAGGCAAGGTCGTTCTTGTAACAGGTCTAGTTATGGGTGTGGCCATGCTGCTCGGTGCTTCCTTAGGTGCTCGAATGGCAATCAAGACCGGTGTGCGCTACGTTCGTCCACTCTTTTTGATCGTCTCTATCACCCTGATCACCAAAATGGTGTATGAATTGATCTTTTCTTAA
- a CDS encoding carboxymuconolactone decarboxylase family protein yields MKARMNYRSANPQALNAMLQLEKYVQESGLDKNLMELIKIRASQINGCAFCLDMHTKDARKLGETEQRIYLLNAWREAGFYTDAERAVLALTEAVTLISNGGVSDEIYANVREHFDEQQYVALIMAINTINAWNRIAISTGMTAPCEL; encoded by the coding sequence ATGAAAGCCAGAATGAATTATCGATCTGCCAATCCGCAAGCATTGAACGCGATGCTGCAGTTGGAGAAGTACGTGCAGGAGAGCGGTTTGGACAAAAACCTCATGGAGCTGATCAAGATCCGGGCATCGCAAATCAACGGCTGCGCTTTTTGCCTCGACATGCATACCAAGGACGCGCGCAAACTGGGAGAGACAGAACAACGCATCTACTTGCTCAATGCTTGGAGGGAAGCAGGGTTCTACACGGATGCGGAGCGCGCGGTGCTCGCATTGACAGAAGCCGTTACACTGATTTCAAATGGCGGCGTATCTGATGAAATCTACGCGAATGTCCGCGAGCATTTCGATGAACAACAATATGTGGCTTTGATCATGGCGATTAACACCATTAACGCCTGGAATCGGATTGCGATCTCCACCGGGATGACGGCGCCATGTGAACTGTAG
- a CDS encoding response regulator transcription factor — MKDHVLIVDDNTEIIELLEDILENEGFEVSTAESGENALDLLKNGEKKPNLILLDIMMPNMSGYELCSQIRREWDLPILFLSAKGKAVDKVVGFEIGADDYITKPFDTEELLARIRAHLRRYERIRKHTEEQPEKEASHSPITVLKFKDLEIHKETYSVYVSNEKIELSTKEFQLLTFLAENAGIVFTREQIYDRVWGYGYGSLNTVTVHIKNLREKLEMNRQFIKTQWGTGYVFIGEKL, encoded by the coding sequence GTGAAAGATCACGTATTGATAGTCGATGACAACACGGAAATTATTGAGCTGCTGGAAGATATTTTGGAAAACGAAGGCTTTGAAGTATCTACTGCCGAGAGTGGCGAAAATGCGCTGGACCTTTTGAAGAATGGCGAAAAAAAGCCGAATCTGATCTTGCTCGACATCATGATGCCGAACATGAGCGGTTATGAGCTATGCTCGCAAATTCGGCGAGAATGGGATTTACCGATTCTGTTCCTGAGCGCGAAAGGAAAAGCGGTGGACAAGGTCGTCGGTTTTGAGATCGGAGCGGACGACTACATCACCAAGCCATTTGATACCGAGGAATTGCTGGCTCGTATCCGCGCTCACCTGCGCCGCTATGAACGAATTCGCAAGCACACGGAGGAACAGCCAGAAAAAGAAGCGTCCCATTCACCGATTACGGTGCTGAAGTTCAAGGATCTGGAGATTCATAAAGAGACGTATTCGGTCTACGTCAGCAATGAAAAAATCGAGTTGTCCACCAAGGAGTTTCAGTTGCTGACTTTCCTGGCTGAAAATGCCGGTATCGTCTTTACTCGTGAGCAGATCTACGACCGCGTCTGGGGATATGGCTACGGTTCGCTAAACACCGTCACGGTGCACATCAAAAACTTGCGTGAGAAGCTAGAGATGAACCGGCAGTTTATCAAGACACAATGGGGGACAGGCTACGTATTTATCGGGGAGAAGCTGTAG
- a CDS encoding LiaF transmembrane domain-containing protein codes for MSERSGKFLLGLVLLLIGGLVLLDQLGIDSGDILRILVPGVIMLYGARKVMGHGGSRFWGVLIFLFGLLMLVGKLHLLFHSILAIGIIYLGYCLIRPKPAPKEGPAEWERQWAQRVLKEDALDNWEKGVPRNQQ; via the coding sequence ATGAGCGAACGGTCTGGAAAGTTTCTGCTCGGGCTGGTTCTGCTACTAATCGGCGGGTTGGTTCTACTCGATCAACTGGGAATCGATAGTGGTGATATTTTAAGGATTTTGGTTCCCGGTGTGATCATGCTTTACGGAGCCCGCAAAGTAATGGGACATGGTGGCTCCCGCTTTTGGGGAGTACTGATCTTCCTCTTTGGTCTCCTGATGCTGGTTGGGAAGTTACATTTGCTGTTTCATAGCATTCTGGCGATAGGGATCATTTATCTAGGCTACTGCTTGATCCGACCAAAGCCAGCCCCCAAAGAAGGACCAGCCGAGTGGGAGAGACAGTGGGCACAGCGTGTTTTGAAAGAAGATGCACTGGATAACTGGGAAAAAGGCGTTCCAAGAAATCAGCAGTAA
- a CDS encoding RNA polymerase sigma-70 factor, producing the protein MTIRMEDVYRQYKPLMFSLAYRMLGSVTEAEDSVQETFLALTQSDIEDIHHMKSYLCKAVTNRCLDTLKSARWKREQYVGEWLPEPLVDDSVSGDPLQAVIREESISYGLLVLLENLSPDERAVYVLRTALGYEYSAIAEMLNKSEAGCRKLYSRAQQKLNGAGDGLQVEAQPERSKRLVEQLIYAMSHADAHALVRLLSQDAVLITDGGGKTRAAIHPIRSDQRVVAFLTGVWRKWENNVSIQIRSINGQTGFVISGEGQPTRVINVVLNSREDRIERLYMMINPEKLKHFSL; encoded by the coding sequence ATGACGATACGGATGGAGGATGTCTATCGACAGTACAAACCGCTGATGTTCTCCCTTGCTTATCGCATGCTGGGGTCCGTGACAGAGGCTGAAGATAGCGTACAGGAGACGTTTCTTGCTTTGACGCAGAGCGACATCGAAGACATTCACCATATGAAAAGCTATTTGTGCAAAGCCGTAACAAACCGTTGTCTGGATACGTTGAAGTCAGCGCGTTGGAAGCGGGAGCAGTACGTGGGAGAGTGGTTGCCAGAGCCCTTGGTAGACGACTCGGTAAGCGGCGACCCCCTACAAGCCGTCATTCGGGAAGAATCAATCTCGTACGGGCTTCTCGTCTTATTGGAGAATCTTTCTCCTGATGAGCGGGCTGTCTATGTATTGCGCACCGCACTTGGCTACGAATACAGTGCTATCGCAGAGATGCTGAACAAATCGGAGGCGGGCTGCCGCAAGCTATACAGTCGTGCCCAGCAAAAGCTCAATGGAGCGGGCGACGGATTGCAAGTAGAAGCGCAGCCGGAGCGATCCAAACGACTAGTGGAGCAGCTGATTTACGCCATGTCGCATGCGGATGCCCATGCGCTGGTGCGATTGTTGAGTCAGGATGCTGTCTTGATCACAGATGGTGGCGGAAAAACGCGTGCAGCGATCCACCCGATTCGTTCCGACCAGCGCGTAGTCGCATTCCTGACAGGCGTGTGGCGCAAGTGGGAGAACAACGTCAGCATACAGATTCGGTCCATAAATGGGCAGACCGGTTTCGTCATTTCAGGCGAAGGTCAACCGACAAGAGTCATCAATGTCGTGCTGAATTCCCGTGAGGATAGGATCGAAAGGCTTTATATGATGATCAATCCAGAAAAATTGAAGCATTTTTCCCTGTAA
- a CDS encoding N-acetylmuramoyl-L-alanine amidase family protein, which translates to MAPIVIVDAGHGGIDPGGGNSAQFTEKAMTLNISLYQYRRFQELQIPVALTRSSDVTLQSEDRTALVRNSGARYCICNHINSGGGRGSEVIYSIYSSAAFPRLIADELEAEGMPNRRIFTRTLPNNSKQDYYYMNRETGSVETVIIEYGFADNPLDADKLAKDWKTLAEAVIRAFCEYANLTYQPPKTAPPSTGGGSGGGSDVPDWKQEAIDWMFDQGLLTNEDWRNQADTSLPLWAEAVILKRLYEKLKP; encoded by the coding sequence ATGGCTCCTATCGTCATTGTGGACGCCGGGCACGGTGGCATCGATCCAGGCGGAGGAAACAGCGCGCAATTTACAGAAAAGGCGATGACCCTGAACATTTCCCTCTATCAATACCGTCGATTTCAAGAATTACAAATACCAGTAGCGTTGACGAGATCGTCTGACGTGACCTTGCAAAGTGAAGATCGTACCGCACTCGTCCGCAACAGCGGTGCTCGCTACTGCATTTGCAACCATATCAATTCAGGCGGCGGTCGTGGTTCTGAGGTCATTTACTCTATTTACAGTTCAGCTGCGTTTCCACGCTTGATCGCTGATGAACTGGAAGCAGAAGGAATGCCGAACCGTCGCATCTTTACCCGTACCCTCCCCAACAATTCCAAGCAGGACTATTACTACATGAATCGCGAGACGGGTAGCGTAGAAACTGTGATCATCGAGTACGGGTTTGCGGATAATCCGTTGGATGCGGATAAACTGGCCAAAGACTGGAAAACTCTCGCGGAGGCAGTCATTCGCGCGTTTTGCGAATATGCCAATCTAACGTATCAGCCGCCGAAAACCGCCCCACCATCTACAGGCGGAGGCAGCGGAGGTGGCAGCGACGTGCCTGACTGGAAACAGGAAGCAATCGACTGGATGTTTGATCAGGGACTGTTGACCAATGAGGATTGGCGAAACCAGGCTGACACGTCACTCCCTCTATGGGCAGAGGCCGTGATACTGAAACGCTTGTACGAAAAATTGAAACCGTAA